The segment CGGAACTGTGGACCGAGGACGGCGTGTTCGACGCCGTCCCCCAGCGCCGGATGCGGGGCCGGGACGAGATCACCGGCATGGTCCACGGCGCAGGCCACCAGAGCCTGGTCCTGGCCGGCTGCGGCCATGTCCTGACCGTGCCCCACATCGTGGTCGACGGCGACCGGGCGACCGGCCGCAGCTACGCGCTCAACATCCGATGGGACGCCGCCGTCGACCGCTTCTGGGTGGCCCGGGTCTCTGCCAACACCTGGCGCTGGCAGCGCACCCCGCAGGGCTGGCGCATCACCGAGCGGATCAACGCCAACCTCGACGGCACCCCCGAACACCGCGAGATGCTCGCCCCACCGGAGGCACAGTGAAGATCGGTTTCATCGGGGCGGGCCGGATGGGCCGCCCGATCCTCGACCGCCTGACGGCGGCGGGCCACGACATCACCGTCCTCGTACGCAGCCCGCAGGCCCGGTCCGCCGCCGAAGCCGACGGGCTGACCTGCGCCGGGACCCTGGCGGCGACCGTGGGCGACGCCGACGTGGTGTTCGTCGCCGTGCTCACCGACGAGCAGGTACGCGAGGTGTGCCTCGGCCCCGACGGCGCCGTCGCCGCCATGAAACCGGGGTCGGTCATCGTCCAGCACACCACCTCCCACCCGGCGACCGCCCAACTGATCGCGGACGAAGGCGCCGAGCGCGAAGTCCTGGTGCTCGACGCCGCGCTCTCCGGCGGCCCCCACGACATCGCCGCGGGCCGGCTCACCCTGTGGGTGGGCGGCGACGAGGCCCTGCTCACCCGGCTGCGCCCGCTGCTGGAGGCGTACGCGTCGCCGGTCATGTTCGTGGGGCCGCTCGGCAACGGCCAGCGCGTCAAGCTCGTCAACAACGCCCTGTTCGTGGCACAGGTCGGTCTCGCGATCGACGCCGTGCGCCTCGCCGGCTCCCTCGGGATCGAGGAATCGGCGGTCCTGGCCGCCGTACAGCACGGCAGCGGCGACAGCCGCGCCCTCGGCGTCGTGGCCCGGGACGGGGTCGACGCGGTCGCGGACCGGCTGGCCGACCTGATGCTCAAGGACGTCACCGTGGTGCGCGAGGTCGCCGGCCGAGCGGGAGCGGACCTCGGGATCATCGGGACGGTCCTGTCCTCGGACGCGGTGGAGAACAAGGTGCTCCAAAGGAGGACAGCATGAAGGTCGGCTTCATAGGGCTCGGCAGCATGGGCCTGCCGATGGCCCGGCGGATCCTGGCCGAAGGCCATGAACTCACCCTCTACGCACGGCGGCAGGCCTCACTGGAGCCCTTCGCGGGCACCGGCGCCACCATCGCCGCCACCCCGGCCGAGATGGGCGCGCGTGTCGATGCGGTCGGTATCTGCGTCTTCGACGCGGCGGGCGTCGAGGAGGTCGTGTTCGGGCCGGACGGCCTCGCGCAGACCCTCAAGCCCGGCAGCGTCCTGCTCGTGCACAGCACCGTGTCACCCGTCCAGGTGGCGCAGATCGCCGAGAAGGCGGCGTCATACGGCCTCCGGGTCCTCGACGCACCCGTGAGCGGCGGCGCCCCCCGGGCTCTGGTGGGCGAACTGACGCTCATGATCGGCGGCGATGCCCAAGCGCTCGCCGATGTCACCGCCCTGGTGTCGACGCTCTCCGACAACGTCGTGCACCTCGGCGGGATCGGGGCCGGATCCCACGCGAAGCTGATCAACAACACCCTGTTCTCGGCCCAGATCGCCCTCGCCGACGACGCGATGAAGGCGGGCGAGGCACTCGGAGTCGACCCCGCCGCCCTCGCCTCCATCCTGCTGACCAGCAGTTCGGCCTGCATCGCCTCCCGGGCCCGGCTGCGGGCCGGTTCGATGGCGGCCATCGCCGGGACGCCGGGCTATGTGGCGCTCGTCAAGGACGTCGGTCTGACGGCGGGCCTGCTCGGGGACGGGAACGCGCTCGTCGAGGTGGCGCGGCGCTTCGTCGCCTCGACGGAGCGCGAATGACGACGGCCATGGACCGCCCGGAGAAGCGACACGGGAGCGGACGCGCCGGTGCGTCCAGGGGGCCCGTGCGCTTCTCCAGCCGTAGGTCAGGACGGCAGGCTCGCCCAGAAGCCGAGGTTGTGCTCCTCGCCGAAGTCCCGGGTCGCCCTGGAGCAGGCAGCCGGAGCCTGGTTGCCCGCCGGTGAGGTGTCGCAGGCGACCAGCGACATCATCTCCCCGGTGCTCGTGCTGTACGCGGGCCAGGCGGGCGTGCCCGAGCCGTTCGGGTCGCCGTTCGCGGCGAACCGGTCCCAGAAGGTGATCATCTGACGGGACAGCTCCAGCTGGTCGTCGTCGTACGGCAGGGTCTGCCCCAGGTACTCCCACAGGTAGCCGAGGTCATCGACATGGACGGCGCCGCCGAACGGGAAGTCCCTGGCGGTCCCGCTCTTCTGCTGGAGCAGGAAGATCGAGGTGAAGTGGGGCGTGTCGCTCTCGGCGAACTCGTAGGCGTACGTGGGCACCCACTGGGACAGCGCGGCGATGAGCTGCTGCCGGGTGTACGAGGTCGAGCCGTTCTGCGCGGCCGTCCACGCCTCGCCCGGGGTGCCGTAGGCGCTGACCGGGTACTCGGCGAGCACCTTGCCGGCGTTGGCGCCGTACGCCGAGCGGACGGCGGCCTCGTATGTGGCGGGGGTCATCGGGGCGCCGAGGTAGTCGTAGTTCTGGAAGGTGAACAGGCCGCGCTCGCTGTTGGTCTGGCCCAGCATCACCGGGACGCGGTTGAAGTCGCCGGTCCGGACGGCGACCGCCGGATTGACCGGGAAGGCGGAGCCGCCCAGGGACGGGGAGACGCCCGCGGTCTTCTGGGCGGCCAGGATGTCGGCGGCGGACTTGCCGCGCAGGCACACGAGCACGTCCGGGGCGCTGTCGCAGCCGACCTGCCTGACGAAGGCCTGGCTCTGTGCCTGGCCGGAAGCCGCGGACTGCAGGTTGCACCCGCCGCTCACGATGACCGCGCGGGCGAACAGGCCCTTGGCGGTGGGCGAGGCGAGTTCGTCGCAGACCGCGCCGGCACCTGCGGACTGGCCCGCTATGGTCACGTTCGCCGGGTCGCCGCCGAAGCGGGAGATGTTGGACCGCACCCAGCGCAGCGCCGTCTGCTGGTCGAGCAGGCCGTAGTTGCCGGGCCCGTCCTCGCTCTCGGCCTGCAACTGGGGCAGGTTGAGGAAGCCCAGCGCGCCCAGCCGGTAGTTCACCGTGACCACGATCGCCCCGGTCTGCTGGATGAACTTGCGGGGGTCGGTGTCCTGCCCGGCCCCGCCGGTGTTGCCACCGCCATGGATCCACACGACCACCGGGACGCGGCCCCGGGTGCCGTCGGGCACATAGACGTTGAGATCGAGGCAGTCCTCGGTGGTGATGATCTTCTCGTAGCCGGGGTCCCAGCCGGAGTTCTGCGCACAGCGGTCACTGAAGCGGGTGGCGTCGCGCGTCCCGGCCCACTTCGCGGCGGCCCGCGGGGCGGTCCAGCGCCTGTCGCCGGCCGGCGTGGCGGCGTACGGAATACCGAGCCACTGGTCGTACCCGGTCCGGCTGCCGCCCTTCACCTTGCCGCCGGTGGTCTCCACCACCAGCGAGGACGCGCGCGCCGCGCCCTGCGGTGCGGCGCCGGAGCGGAGCGCGTCAGCGGCGACCGGGGACAGCAGCCCCAGCGCGAGCACACTCACCACGGTAAGAGCGGTTCGGGTCCTGCTGCGTAATCTCGTCAGTCCCATGGTGTCGTCGTACCAAGCACAGGACCGGGCGGGCAATCCTCGCGCCGCAAGGTATGCGTGCGATCCGTGGTGCGTCCGGGGCGTGGACAAGGAAAGCGGAAAGGGCCCCCGCGGGCTTTCGCCCGCGAGGACCCTTCGTACCGTCGGGACGACAGGATTTGAACCTGCGACCCCTTGACCCCCAGTCAAGTGCGCTACCAAGCTGCGCCACGTCCCGGTACAACGTGATCAGAATACCCTGTTTCCGCTGATCAGCCGAATCGCTCGATCCTGATCCGGTCCACGGGCTGCCCGCCGGCCACCAGGAGCCGTGAGGCGTGCTCGGCGAAGCCGTTGCTGCCGCAGATGTACGCCTCCCAGCCGCCGGGGGGTTGGCCGTCGCCGAGGTACGGGGCGAGGTGGGTGGCGGAGAGGCGGCCTTCGGAGCGGGTGAGGACGGGGGTGGTCTCGGGGCCGTACTCGCGGGCGTAGATGAGGTCGGCGGGGGTGCGGGCGGAGACCAGGAGGCGGAGGGGGAGGTCCAGGGCGAGGCGGCGGTGGTGCCGGAGCATGGACATGAGGGGGACGACGCCGGAGCCGGCGCCGAGCAGGAGGGCGGGGCGGTCACCGGGCCAGGCGAAGAAGCCGCTGAGGGGGCCGCGGACTTCGACGGTGTCGCCGGGGCGGGCGACGGTGTGGAGGTGGCCGGAGACCTCGCCGCCGGGGACGTGGTCGAGGGTGAGCTCGATGTGGCCGGAGTCGTCCGGGGCCGAGGCGATGGAGTAGTGGCGCTGGGCGGTGTAGCCGTCGGGGGCGGTGAGCCGCAGCATGAGGTGCTGGCCCGGGAGGTGGCCCTGCCACTGCGGCACCGCGAGGCGGAAGGTGGCGGCGTTCGCGGTCTCGCGGCGGATCTCGGTGATGACGGCGCGCTGCCAGAGCGCGGCGGCGCGGTTGCTGACCGCGATCCGGCCGGGGACGGCGAAGGCGGTGGCCGGGGCGAAGGTGTCAGTCACCGCTGTAGCGCTCCTCGGCCCACGGGTCGCCCCGGTGGTGGTAGCCGTTGGCCTCCCAGAAGCCGGGCTCGTCGTGGTCGAGCAGCCGCAGGCCGGCGATCCACTTGGCGCTCTTCCAGAAGTACAGGTGGGGGACGATCAGCCGGGCCGGGCCGCCGTGTTCGGGGGCCAGCGGCTCGCCGTCGTACTCCCAGGCGATCCATGCCCGGCCGCCGGTCACATCGGCCAGGGGGAGATTGGTGGTGTAGCCGGTGTGGGAGTACGCGACGACATGCGTGGCCGCTGCCTGGGGCCGGACCTCGGCGAGGAAGTCGTCCAGGCTGGCGCCCGCGAAGCGCACGCCGAACTTCGACCAGGTCGTCACGCAGTGGATGTCGCCCCGGTACTCGGAGCGGGGCAGCGCCCGGGCCTCCTCCCAGCCCCAGGTGCGGGGTGCGTCGACCAGGCCGTCGACCCGGAACGTCCAGTCGGCCTCGGACAGCTGCGGGGTGACCTCGGCGGACAGCACGGGCCAGGTGTCGCGGGCGTCGTACTGGCCGGGGGGAAGGCGGGGGTCGCGGTCGGCGGCGGTGCTGCGGCCGGTGAAGCCCCTGGTGGGTTGAGTGGGCTGCGTGGGCTGGATCGGTTCGGTGGATTGGACGGTCATGCGGTGTCGGCCAGTTCGTGCAGGGAGGCGAGAGCCGAGGCCTCGTCCAGGGTGAGCAGTTCGCGGTTACGCATCAGGATCCGGCCGTCCACGACGGTGTCGCGTACGTCGGCGGCAGCGGCGGCGTACGCCACCATCGACCACGGGTCGTGACGCGGGGTCAGATGCGGCCGGGCCAGGTCCAGGACCAGCAGGTCAGCGCGCTTGCCGGGCTCCAGGGAGCCGAGCAGGCCATCCAGGCCGAGGGCGCGGGCGGACTCGATGGTGGCCATCCGCACCGCCTGCTCGGCCGTGACGGCGGTCGGGTCGCCGCCGGCCTTGTGGACGAGGGCGGCGACGCGGATCGCGCCCAGCAGGTCCAGGGTGTTGGAGCTGACGGCCCCGTCCGTGCCGAGGCCGACCGTGACACCGGCCGACAGCAGATCGGGCACGCGGGCGATGCCGCAGCCGAGCTTGAGATTGGACACCGGGCAGTGGGCGACGGCCGTCCCGGTGCGGGCGATGGCGGCGATCTCGGCGTCGCTGAGGTCGACGGCGTGCGCCAGCAGGATGTCGGGGCCGAGCAGGCCGAGGGAGTCCAGCAGCTCGACCGGGCGTTTGCCGTGCGCGCCGACCACGGTCTCCACCTCGGCGGCGTTCTCGGCGGCGTGGATGTGCACCAGCGCGCCGTACTCGCGGGCCAGGGCGAAGATGTCGAGCAACTGGTCCGGGGAGAGGGTGTACACGCTGTGCGCGAAGACCACCGGCCGCGTACCGCTCCCGGGGGCCCCGGCGCGCGCGGCCAGATCCCTGCGCGCCCACTCCAGCCGCTCCCCGTACGCCCGGCCGTCCGGCGGGCCGGGGACGTCCATGAAGGTCGGCCCGGTGTGCAGCCGCCAGCCGGCCTCCGCCGCGACGGCCTGCGCGGCCTCGTGGAACCAGTACATGTCCAGGGCGCCGGTCACCCCCGACCGTACGCTCTCCGCGATCGCGACCCGGATCGCGGCGGCGACATGGCCGGGGGAGAGCAGCTCCGCCTCGCGCGGGATCACGATGCCCAGGAAGGCCTGGAGCGTGACGTCGTCGGCGCAGCCGCGCAGCAGGGTCATCGCGAGGTGGGTGTGCGTGTTGATCAGCCCGGGCAGGACGAGGCAGCCCGTCGCGTCGATCTCCTCGGCGGCCCGGTGCGCGGCGCGCAGCTCCGCCGCCGGGCCGACGGCCACGATCTCGCCGTCGCGGACGGCCACGGCGCCCGCCGGGACGACGGTACCGGCGGCGTCCACGGTGAGGACGTCGCCGCCGTGGATCAGCAGATCAACCTCGGTCACTTGTCGTCGTCCCCTTCGATCGCCAGCAGATGTACGGCGTCCAACGTTACCCGGCTGCCCAGAGCGACCCCCTCGGCGACCACATCCCGGTGCGGGTCGTACCCGCCGGTGGATTCCACGTCGACCAGCTCGTCCGCGTTCGCCCCGTCGATCACCACGATGCCGCCCGCCACCAGGCCGCGCGTCGAGGCCAGCACCAGCAGCGCGGACAGCTCCATCTCGATCGCCGCGATCCCGGCCCGCGTGTAAGCCTCCCCGGGCAGCGGGATGAACCCCGGCTGGAAGGCCGCCCGCGTCCACACCACCCCCCGGTGATGCGGTGCGCCCGCCGCGACGGCCGCCCGCTGGAGCGCAAGTACGGCCTCGGGCGTCGCGAAGGCCGGGTATTCCGGCGGCAGCAGCTGCTGCGTCACCCCGTCGTCCCGGACCGCCGCCTCCGCGATGACCAGGTCGCCGTCGCCGATCCCGGCCCGGATCGCGCCCGCCGTGCCGAGCCGGACGATCGTCCGTACGCCGGCGTCCGCCAGCTCCTGGAACAGGCAGATCGCCCCGGGCGCCCCGACACCGTGCGAGGACACCACGACAGGGGTGCCCTTCCAGCTTCCGGTGAAGGTCCGGTACTCGCGGTGGTGCGACACCTCCCGGCCGTCGTCCAGCAGCGCCGCGACCTCGGCGGCGCGGGCCGGGTCACCGACGACCACCGCGCGCGGCGGCAGCCCGGTGCGGGGGATACGGGATATGGGGAGGGCGTCAGCGGTCATGGGGCCGGATCCTACGCGGCCTTTGTTGCCGATGCCGGATGCGGTAGCGGTGCCGATACCGGTGCCCGGCTGGCGATTCCCGCAGGTCGGGTACGGTTGACGCACCGCCGCCGCCACCCCGGAGAGCCCGATGACCGACGAAACGAGCCAGGATCTGCGCGCCGTCGAGTGGACCGGAGAGGGCCTGTCGCTGATCGACCAGACCGCGCTCCCGCACCGCCTCGACCGCATCGCCGTGCGCGAGGTCGACCAGCTCGTCGACGCCATCGTCCGCCTCGTCGTGCGCGGCGCTCCCGCGATCGGTGCCGCGGGCGCGTACGGCGTGGCCATCGCCCTCCTCCAGGGCGAGCGCGAAGGCTGGACCCGGGACCAGCTGCTCGCCGCCGTCGCCCGCATCCGCGAGGCCCGCCCCACCGCCGTCAACCTCGCGGTGTGCGTCGACCGGGTCGCGCGCTTCGCCGACCAGGGCCTGGCGGCCGTCCTCGCCGAGGCGGACGCCGTCGTACGCGAGGACCTCCGGGCCAACCACGACATGGGCGTGCACGGCGCCGACTGGCTGCTGAAGCGGACCGCCCTGGACCGCCCCCTGCGGATCCTCACCCACTGCAACACCGGCGCCCTGGCCACCGCGGGCTGGGGCACCGCGCTGGGCGTCATCCGCGAACTCCACTCCCGCGGCCTGATCGAGCTGGTCCACGCCGACGAGACCCGCCCCCTCCTCCAGGGCTCCCGCCTCACCGCCTGGGAGCTGGCCCACGACGGCATACCGCACGTCGTCCAGGCCGACGCCGCAGCCGCCGGAACGATTCTGCGCGGCGAGATCGACGCCGCCATCGTCGGCGCCGACCGCATCGCCGCCAACGGCGACACCGCCAACAAGGTCGGCACCGTGGGCATCGCCCTGGCCTGCGCCCACGCAGGCATCCCCTTCATCGTCGCCGCCCCGACCACCACCGTGGACCTGGCCACCGCCACCGGCGACGCCATCCACATCGAGATGCGCGACGAGGCCGAGATCCTCAACTGGTCCGGTCTGCGCACCGCCCCCGCCGCATCCCGCGGCCACAACCCCGCCTTCGACGTCACCCCCGGCACCCTCGTCACCGCCCTCGTCACCGAACGCGGCGTGCTGGAGGTCTCAGCGGGCGAACTCCCGGGCGACCGCCTGCGCTAGGGCCTGCCCTTCGGACGGCCGGGCCCGAAGGGGCGCGGGGAACTGCGCGATCAGCCCGCCACGGCCCGCAGGCGCAGGCGGGCTGAATCTCAGCGGGCGCGCGCGAGCTCCAGCTCCAGCAGCCATTCCACGACCTCGGTGTGGTGCCGCGCCTTGCGCGGGTCCGGGCCCCAGGCGTAGATGCCGTGGCCGGCGACGACGACGGCGGGCATGCGCGGGTCGCGGGCGGCTTCGAGGCGGTCGCCGAGGACGCGCATGTCCTGGCTGTTGGCGATGACGGGGAGGGTGATCTCCTCGCCCTCGGCGGGGTGGCCGAAGATCTTGAGCATCTCCAGGTCCCTGAACACGATCCCGCCCGGCTCGCGGTGACCCATCACGACGGACGCCACGGTGTGGACGTGCACCACGGCGTCCGCGCCGGTCAGGAGGGCGACGCGGGCGTGCAGCTCGGCCTCGGCGGAGGGCTTGCCGGGACCTGTCGCGGCGCCCTCGGAGTCGACCAGGACCACGTCGGAGGCGGTGAGCTCGCCCTTGTCGTGGCCGCTGGCGGTGACGGCGAGGCGGAGCGGGTGGCGGGACAGCACGACCGAGAGGTTGCCGGAGGTGCCGCGCATCCACCCGAAGGAGGCGTAGCGGGCGGCCTCGGCGGCCAGGACGGCCCCGGCCTGGTGCAGGTCAGGGGCAGGCGCGAGCTCGGTCACTGCTGGGTTTCCTTTACGGTCGGGAGCCGGTGGCTATGGTCAGGTCGGTGAAGGCCGCCGCCTCGGGGTGGTCGCCCACGCCCGCCTCGAAGTACGGCTCGCCCGGACGTCGTACGCCCACCGTGAGCCAGCCCGCCGTGCGGGCGGCGTCCAGCTCGGCCGGGCGGTCGGACAGGAAGAGCGTCCGGCCGGGCGGGGTGCCGATGGCGGCGGTGATGGCCCGGTAGGAGTCCGGGGACTGCTTGGGGCCGGCGTTCTCGGTGTCGTACAGGCCCTCGACCAGCGGGAGCAGATCGCCGGCGGGGGAGTGGGCGAACCAGGCGCGCTGGGCGGCGACCGAGCCGGAGGAGTAGACGTGCAGCCGCACACCCGCCGCGTGCCAGCGGCGCAGCTCCGGCACGACGTCTTCGTAGAAGTGCGAGACCAGGTCGCCGGCTGCGAAGCCCTCGGACCAGACGATGCCCTGAAGGGTCTTCAGGGGGGTGGCCTTGCGGTCCTCGTCCAGCCAGGAATTCAGGGCCTGTTCGATGCGAACGGCGTCCGCCCCGGGTTCGCCGATGAGTTCGCGCACCTGGGCGATCGCCTTGGCCACAGCCCTTTCTGACGCCCGCTCAGAAAGCAGGGCGCCGAAACGCTTGCGCGAATACGGATACAGCACATCCACCACAAAGCCGGTGGCGCTCGTGGTGCCCTCGATATCGAGCACCACGGCGTCCACCGTGTACGCGGTGATACCGAACGTCACGCGTCGCGTCCCGCGTGGATCGTGTCGAAGTCCGGGAAGCGCAGCGCGATGCTGTCCCCGGTGAACGTGCCGATCCAGCCGTCCTCCTCGTGGAAGAAGCGGATGGCGGTGAAGGACGGATTCGTGCCCATGTCGAACCAGTGGGTGGTGCCCTTCGGCACACCCAGCAGGTCGCCCTTCTCGCAGTAGACGGCGTGCACTTCACCGCCGACGTGCAGATAGAAGATGCCGGCGCCGGCGACGAAGAAGCGGACCTCGTCATCGTCGTCGTGGGTGTGCTCGCTGAGGAACTTCTCGCGGGCGGCCTTGGCCTTCGCCGGGAACTCCGGGTCGTCGCTGGGGTGCAGGGCGACGACATCGACGGTGACGAAGCCCTCCTCCGTGTTCAGCTTCTCGATCTCGGCGGCGTACGCGGCGAACACGGTCTCACTGCCGGCGTCGGCCGGAACGTCGTCGCGCACCGGCCACTGCTCGTACCGCACACCGATGTCCGCCAGCGCCGCCGCGATCTCGGCGGGCACGGAGGTACGGCGTACGACGGTCTCGGGGCCGGATTCCGGCCACGTGGTGAGAAGGGTCATCGGGAGCTCCAGGAATGCGTGGGTGCCGGTTTTCGGATCGTAACCCGGACGGACCGGGTCGCTGGGTGTGACCAAGACGCTGTCTCAGCAGGTGAGAACAAATGTCTCGGGCTTTGACTAATGGCCGAAAAGATTCCCATGATTTTCCCATGAACAAGCTGCTGCTCGTACGGCGGCTGTACGTGGACCTGCTCCGGAGGACCACGGCCGGCTGTCGCTGACACCTGCCGTCCTCCGTTTCCGAGCCCTTTTTCCACGCACGACGCACCACCCATGGAGCTTCCCCGTGTCCCGCACCGCGAGACTTCCGCTTGCCGCGATTTCCCTCGCCTCCGCCTCCGTGCTCCTCGCAGCCGGTTGCTCGCAGACTTCCTCAGGATCCGCGTCCAGCGGCACCGCCGACACCGCGGCCTCCGCCTCCGCCGCGACGGCCGCCAAGCCCGCCCCCTTCAGCAAGGGCGCCGTCAAGGTCGCCCTGGTCCGCCAGAGCGGCGCGGGCGACTACTTCGAGCAGTGGGGCACCGGCGCCAAGGCCCAGGCCAAGGCCCTCGGGATCGACCTCACCGTCTACGACGCCCAGGCGGACAACGCCAAGCAGGCCACCGACCTGTCCTCGGCCATCAACTCCGGCGCCAAGGCGATCATCGTCGACCACGGCTTCCCGGCCACGATCCAGCCCCAGATCGACGCGGCGGTCAAGAAGGGCATCAAGGTCGTCGTCTACGACGTGGACCAGACGAACTCCAAGGTCATCAGCACCGAGCAGGACGACGCCAGCATGGCCTCCGCCGTCCTGGACGTGATGGCCGCCGACCTCGGCAAGAACGCCAAGGTCGGCTACGTCAACGTCGCCGGCTACGCCGCCCTCGACAAGCGCGACAGCGTCTGGAAGAAGGCCGTCGAATCCAACGGCTGGACCCAGGAGTTCAAGGTCGGCAAGGTCACCGACTCCACCGCCACCGACAACGTTCCGCTGGTCAGCGCCGCCCTCACCCAGCACTCCGACGTCACCGGCATCTTCGCCCCCTACGACGAACTGGCCAAGGGCACCCTGCTCGCCGTCCAGAACAAGAAGCTGGCGGGCAAGGTCAAGGTCTTCGGCGCCGACATCTCCAACGCCGACATCCAGGCCATCACCGCCGACAACAGCCCCTGGGTCGCCACGGCGGGCACCGACCCCTCCGCCGTCGGCGCGGCCGTGGTCCGCACCGCCGCGCTGGAGCTGGCCGGTCAGCTGAACAAGACCTCGGTGGAGTTCCCGGCCGTCGCCATCACCCGGGACTTCCTGGTCAGCAAGAAGATCAAGAACATGGACGAGCTGCGCGCCGCGCTCCCGGCGCTCAACCTCAGCAAGGTGAGCACGGCGGACTGGATCGCCAATGTCGCCCACTGATCCCGCTGATCCAACCAGTGGGACCGCCGTCTCACTGTCCGACATCTCGATGTCCTTCGGCGGAAAGCCCGTCCTGACCTCCGTCTCCCTGGACATCGCCCCCGGCAGCGTCATCGCGCTGCTGGGGGCCAACGGGGCCGGCAAGTCGACGCTCATCAAGATCCTGTCCGGTGTCCACGCGGACCACGGCGGCCAGGTGCTGGTCGGCGGGCGCCCGGTGGCACTCCAGTCACCGCTGGCCGCCCGGCAGTTGGGGATCCAGACCGTCCACCAGCGGATCAGCGAGGGCGTCGTCCCCGGCCTGTCCGTCGCCGAGAACCTGGTCTTCGAGGAACTGGCCCAGGGCCGGGGCAACCCGCTGCTCAACGGCCGACGCCTCCTCGCCCGCGCCCAGGAGATCCAGGCCACCCTCGGCCTCGGCTGGGGCGCCGACGTCCTGCGTCGCGACGTCGCCGAACTCGGCATCTCAGACCAGCAGTTGCTGATCCTGGCCCGGGCCCTGTCCACCCGCCCCAAGCTGCTCATCCTCGACGAGCCGACCTCCGCCCTGTCCGCCGCCGAGGCGACAAGGCTCTTCGACATCGTCGGCCGGATGCGCGCCGACGGCATAGCCGTGCTGTACGTGTCCCACCGGCTCGGCGAGATCGACGCCCTCGCCGACCGGCTGGTCGTCCTTCGGGACGGCCGTCTCACCGACGACCTCGCCAAGCCCTTCGACTGGGACCGGGCCCTGCGCGCCATGCTCGCCCAGCCGCAGGGTGCGGCCACCGCCCGCCCCACCGACGGCACCGGCCAGGGGACCGGCGCGACCGCGCTCGCGCTGCGGGGCGTACCGCTCCTGCCTGGCAGCCGCCCGCAGGACCTCGACCTGCGGTCCGGCGAAGTCACCGGCGTCGTAGGGCTGCTGGGCGCCGGCAAGACCGAGCTGGCCCGGGGCCTGTTCGGGGCCGAGCCCTTCCCGTCCGGCGCCCTCGAACTGGACGGGAAGCCCTACCGGCCACGCCGCCCCGCCGACGCCATCCGGGCCGCGTCCACCTGGTCCCCGAGGACCGGCACGCCGACGCGCTCATCCCCGGCTGGTCGGTGGCCGCGAACATCTCGCTGCCCTTCCTGAAGTCCCTCTCCCGCGCCGGTCTGGTCCGCGGTTCCCAGGAAGCCGCCCTCGGCCGCCGCACGATCGCCGAACTCGGCGTCGTCGCCCGCGACGAGCACAGCACCGTCGAGGAGCTGTCCGGC is part of the Streptomyces sp. NBC_01262 genome and harbors:
- a CDS encoding amidohydrolase translates to MTEVDLLIHGGDVLTVDAAGTVVPAGAVAVRDGEIVAVGPAAELRAAHRAAEEIDATGCLVLPGLINTHTHLAMTLLRGCADDVTLQAFLGIVIPREAELLSPGHVAAAIRVAIAESVRSGVTGALDMYWFHEAAQAVAAEAGWRLHTGPTFMDVPGPPDGRAYGERLEWARRDLAARAGAPGSGTRPVVFAHSVYTLSPDQLLDIFALAREYGALVHIHAAENAAEVETVVGAHGKRPVELLDSLGLLGPDILLAHAVDLSDAEIAAIARTGTAVAHCPVSNLKLGCGIARVPDLLSAGVTVGLGTDGAVSSNTLDLLGAIRVAALVHKAGGDPTAVTAEQAVRMATIESARALGLDGLLGSLEPGKRADLLVLDLARPHLTPRHDPWSMVAYAAAAADVRDTVVDGRILMRNRELLTLDEASALASLHELADTA
- a CDS encoding nuclear transport factor 2 family protein, with the protein product MSGTDEIKELRAMVETLAAKVRALQDQVEIMQLVAQYGPAVDSGSGEAAAELWTEDGVFDAVPQRRMRGRDEITGMVHGAGHQSLVLAGCGHVLTVPHIVVDGDRATGRSYALNIRWDAAVDRFWVARVSANTWRWQRTPQGWRITERINANLDGTPEHREMLAPPEAQ
- a CDS encoding NAD(P)-dependent oxidoreductase; the encoded protein is MKIGFIGAGRMGRPILDRLTAAGHDITVLVRSPQARSAAEADGLTCAGTLAATVGDADVVFVAVLTDEQVREVCLGPDGAVAAMKPGSVIVQHTTSHPATAQLIADEGAEREVLVLDAALSGGPHDIAAGRLTLWVGGDEALLTRLRPLLEAYASPVMFVGPLGNGQRVKLVNNALFVAQVGLAIDAVRLAGSLGIEESAVLAAVQHGSGDSRALGVVARDGVDAVADRLADLMLKDVTVVREVAGRAGADLGIIGTVLSSDAVENKVLQRRTA
- a CDS encoding FAD-binding oxidoreductase; this translates as MTDTFAPATAFAVPGRIAVSNRAAALWQRAVITEIRRETANAATFRLAVPQWQGHLPGQHLMLRLTAPDGYTAQRHYSIASAPDDSGHIELTLDHVPGGEVSGHLHTVARPGDTVEVRGPLSGFFAWPGDRPALLLGAGSGVVPLMSMLRHHRRLALDLPLRLLVSARTPADLIYAREYGPETTPVLTRSEGRLSATHLAPYLGDGQPPGGWEAYICGSNGFAEHASRLLVAGGQPVDRIRIERFG
- a CDS encoding nucleoside phosphorylase, whose product is MTADALPISRIPRTGLPPRAVVVGDPARAAEVAALLDDGREVSHHREYRTFTGSWKGTPVVVSSHGVGAPGAICLFQELADAGVRTIVRLGTAGAIRAGIGDGDLVIAEAAVRDDGVTQQLLPPEYPAFATPEAVLALQRAAVAAGAPHHRGVVWTRAAFQPGFIPLPGEAYTRAGIAAIEMELSALLVLASTRGLVAGGIVVIDGANADELVDVESTGGYDPHRDVVAEGVALGSRVTLDAVHLLAIEGDDDK
- a CDS encoding sulfite oxidase-like oxidoreductase, whose translation is MTVQSTEPIQPTQPTQPTRGFTGRSTAADRDPRLPPGQYDARDTWPVLSAEVTPQLSEADWTFRVDGLVDAPRTWGWEEARALPRSEYRGDIHCVTTWSKFGVRFAGASLDDFLAEVRPQAAATHVVAYSHTGYTTNLPLADVTGGRAWIAWEYDGEPLAPEHGGPARLIVPHLYFWKSAKWIAGLRLLDHDEPGFWEANGYHHRGDPWAEERYSGD
- a CDS encoding NAD(P)-dependent oxidoreductase; translation: MKVGFIGLGSMGLPMARRILAEGHELTLYARRQASLEPFAGTGATIAATPAEMGARVDAVGICVFDAAGVEEVVFGPDGLAQTLKPGSVLLVHSTVSPVQVAQIAEKAASYGLRVLDAPVSGGAPRALVGELTLMIGGDAQALADVTALVSTLSDNVVHLGGIGAGSHAKLINNTLFSAQIALADDAMKAGEALGVDPAALASILLTSSSACIASRARLRAGSMAAIAGTPGYVALVKDVGLTAGLLGDGNALVEVARRFVASTERE
- a CDS encoding carboxylesterase/lipase family protein, with translation MLALGLLSPVAADALRSGAAPQGAARASSLVVETTGGKVKGGSRTGYDQWLGIPYAATPAGDRRWTAPRAAAKWAGTRDATRFSDRCAQNSGWDPGYEKIITTEDCLDLNVYVPDGTRGRVPVVVWIHGGGNTGGAGQDTDPRKFIQQTGAIVVTVNYRLGALGFLNLPQLQAESEDGPGNYGLLDQQTALRWVRSNISRFGGDPANVTIAGQSAGAGAVCDELASPTAKGLFARAVIVSGGCNLQSAASGQAQSQAFVRQVGCDSAPDVLVCLRGKSAADILAAQKTAGVSPSLGGSAFPVNPAVAVRTGDFNRVPVMLGQTNSERGLFTFQNYDYLGAPMTPATYEAAVRSAYGANAGKVLAEYPVSAYGTPGEAWTAAQNGSTSYTRQQLIAALSQWVPTYAYEFAESDTPHFTSIFLLQQKSGTARDFPFGGAVHVDDLGYLWEYLGQTLPYDDDQLELSRQMITFWDRFAANGDPNGSGTPAWPAYSTSTGEMMSLVACDTSPAGNQAPAACSRATRDFGEEHNLGFWASLPS